A part of Oncorhynchus clarkii lewisi isolate Uvic-CL-2024 chromosome 17, UVic_Ocla_1.0, whole genome shotgun sequence genomic DNA contains:
- the LOC139369465 gene encoding uncharacterized protein slr1851-like: MSGVTMPGVTMSGVNVSGVTVSGVTVSGVTLSGVTLSGVTMSGVTMSGVTMPGVTMSGVNVSGVTVSGVTLSGVTLSGVTLSGVTVSGVTVSGVTLSGVTVSGVSVSGVTLSGVTVSGVTVSGVTLSGVTMPGVTLSGVTLSGVTVSGVIVSGVTLSGVTVSGVNVSGVTVSGVTVSGVTLSGVTMPVLQESNRVRSNPVKSNPVRSNRVRSNRVRSNRARSNRVRSNRVRSNPVRSNPVRSNHAGVARVEEVGGVEVAVGREQASI, encoded by the exons ATGTCAGGAGTAACCATGCCAGGAGTAACCATGTCAGGAGTAAACGTGTCAGGAGTAACCGTGTCAGGAGTAACCGTGTCAGGAGTAACCCTGTCAGGAGTAACTCTGTCAGGAGTAACCATGTCAGGAGTAACCATGTCAGGAGTAACCATGCCAGGAGTAACCATGTCAGGAGTAAACGTGTCAGGAGTAACCGTGTCAGGAGTAACCCTGTCAGGAGTAACCTTGTCAGGAGTAACCCTGTCAGGAGTAACCGTGTCAGGAGTAACCGTGTCAGGAGTAACCCTGTCAGGAGTAACAGTGTCAGGAGTAAGCGTGTCAGGAGTAACCCTGTCAGGAGTAACCGTGTCAGGAGTAACTGTGTCAGGAGTAACCCTGTCAGGAGTAACCATGCCAGGAGTAACCCTGTCAGGAGTAACCCTGTCAGGAGTAACCGTGTCAGGAGTAATCGTGTCAGGAGTAACTCTGTCAGGAGTAACCGTGTCAGGAGTAAACGTGTCAGGAGTAACCGTGTCAGGAGTAACCGTGTCAGGAGTAACCCTGTCAGGAGTAACCATGCCGGTGTTGCAAGA gagcaACCGTGTCAGGAGTAACCCTGTCAAGAGTAACCCTGTCAGGAGTAACCGTGTCAGGAGTAACCGTGTCAGGAGTAACCGTGCCAGGAGTAACCGTGTCAGGAGTAACCGTGTCAGGAGTAACCCTGTCAGGAGTAACCCTGTCAGGAGTAACCATGCCGGTGTTGCAAGA GTGGAAGAGGTTGGAGGGGTGGAGGTGGCCGTGGGGCGTGAACAGGCCTCTATTTAA